A single genomic interval of Nocardioides palaemonis harbors:
- the arc gene encoding proteasome ATPase — protein MTEMSEPTREQLATQVRYLEAEVSDLRRRLDDAPGQARGLEHRLDEAQRSLAAVSSQNERLAQTLRDARDQITTLKEEVDRLAQPPAGFGTFLTRNDDDSVDVFTGGRKLRVSVSPAVDLDGLVRGQEVMLNEALNVVAALDFEQVGEVVMLKEILADGERALVIANADEERVVRLAEPLRAEDVTIRAGDSLLLDTRAGYVYEVVPKSEVEELVLEEVPDIEYGSIGGLTAQIDAIRDAVELPYLYPDLFTDHELKPPKGVLLYGPPGCGKTLIAKAVANSLAKKVAERTGASGKSYFLNIKGPELLNKYVGETERHIRLVFQRAREKASLGTPVIVFFDEMDSLFRTRGSGVSSDVENTIVPQLLSEIDGVEALENVLVIGASNREDMIDPAILRPGRLDVKIKIERPDAESARDIFSKYLTPTLPLHADDLAEFHDDRAATVNAMIRATVERMYTESEENRFLEVTYANGDKEVLYFKDFNSGAMIQNIVDRAKKMAIKDYLDSDLNPAQRGLRVQHMLQACVDEFKENEDLPNTTNPDDWARISGKKGERIVFIRTLITGKQGTEPGRSIDTVANTGQYL, from the coding sequence ATGACCGAGATGTCCGAGCCCACCCGAGAGCAGCTGGCCACCCAGGTGCGCTACCTGGAGGCCGAGGTCTCCGACCTGCGCCGCCGTCTCGACGACGCGCCCGGCCAGGCCCGCGGCCTCGAGCACCGGCTCGACGAGGCGCAGCGCTCGCTGGCCGCGGTGTCGAGCCAGAACGAGCGGCTCGCGCAGACCCTGCGCGACGCCCGCGACCAGATCACCACGCTCAAGGAGGAGGTCGACCGGCTGGCGCAGCCGCCGGCGGGCTTCGGCACCTTCCTGACGCGCAACGACGACGACTCCGTCGACGTCTTCACGGGCGGTCGCAAGCTGCGGGTCAGCGTCAGCCCGGCCGTCGACCTCGACGGGCTCGTGCGCGGCCAGGAGGTCATGCTCAACGAGGCGCTCAACGTCGTCGCCGCGCTCGACTTCGAGCAGGTCGGCGAGGTCGTGATGCTCAAGGAGATCCTGGCCGACGGCGAGCGCGCGCTCGTGATCGCCAACGCCGACGAGGAGCGGGTCGTGCGGCTCGCGGAGCCGTTGCGCGCCGAGGACGTCACGATCCGGGCCGGCGACTCGCTGCTGCTCGACACGCGTGCCGGCTACGTCTACGAGGTCGTCCCGAAGTCCGAGGTCGAGGAGCTCGTCCTCGAGGAGGTCCCCGACATCGAGTACGGCTCGATCGGCGGCCTCACCGCGCAGATCGACGCGATCCGCGACGCGGTCGAGCTGCCCTACCTCTATCCCGACCTGTTCACCGACCACGAGCTCAAGCCGCCCAAGGGCGTGCTGCTCTACGGCCCGCCCGGTTGCGGCAAGACGCTGATCGCCAAGGCCGTCGCGAACTCGCTGGCCAAGAAGGTCGCCGAGCGCACCGGCGCGTCGGGGAAGTCGTACTTCCTCAACATCAAGGGCCCCGAGCTGCTCAACAAGTACGTCGGCGAGACCGAGCGCCACATCCGCCTGGTCTTCCAGCGGGCGCGGGAGAAGGCGTCGCTCGGCACGCCGGTCATCGTGTTCTTCGACGAGATGGACTCGCTCTTCCGCACCCGCGGCTCGGGCGTGTCCTCCGACGTGGAGAACACGATCGTCCCGCAGCTGCTCAGCGAGATCGACGGCGTCGAGGCGCTGGAGAACGTCCTGGTGATCGGCGCCTCCAACCGTGAGGACATGATCGACCCGGCCATCCTGCGTCCCGGGCGGCTCGACGTGAAGATCAAGATCGAGCGTCCCGACGCCGAGTCGGCGCGCGACATCTTCTCCAAGTACCTCACCCCGACGCTGCCGCTGCACGCCGACGACCTCGCCGAGTTCCACGACGACCGCGCGGCGACGGTCAACGCGATGATCCGTGCCACCGTCGAGCGGATGTACACCGAGTCGGAGGAGAACCGCTTCCTCGAGGTGACCTACGCCAACGGCGACAAGGAGGTCCTCTACTTCAAGGACTTCAACTCCGGCGCGATGATCCAGAACATCGTCGACCGCGCCAAGAAGATGGCGATCAAGGACTACCTCGACAGCGACCTCAACCCCGCCCAGCGGGGGCTGCGGGTCCAGCACATGCTCCAGGCGTGCGTCGACGAGTTCAAGGAGAACGAGGACCTCCCCAACACCACCAACCCGGACGACTGGGCGCGGATCTCGGGCAAGAAGGGCGAGCGGATCGTGTTCATCCGCACGCTCATCACCGGCAAGCAGGGCACCGAGCCGGGGCGGTCCATCGACACGGTCGCCAACACCGGCCAGTACCTGTGA
- a CDS encoding GrpB family protein: MSAIEVVDWSPRWAEQFGAVAAVLHDALADVASARVEHVGSTSVPGLAAKPILDVDVVVDAADASAAVAALESVGYVHRGDLGVAGREAFHAPDDDPRRHVYVCTDGTANVRNHLAVRDVLRRDPDLREAYGSVKRALAADPDMDIDTYLAGKSAVLQQVLEASGAFSEAELAAIRRLNDPIG; encoded by the coding sequence GTGAGCGCCATCGAGGTCGTCGACTGGTCTCCCCGGTGGGCGGAGCAGTTCGGGGCGGTCGCCGCCGTCCTGCATGACGCCCTCGCCGACGTGGCGTCGGCGCGCGTGGAGCACGTCGGCTCGACGTCGGTCCCGGGGCTGGCGGCCAAGCCGATCCTCGACGTCGACGTGGTGGTCGACGCCGCCGACGCGTCCGCTGCCGTGGCCGCCCTCGAGTCGGTCGGCTACGTCCACCGGGGCGACCTCGGGGTGGCGGGACGCGAGGCGTTCCACGCGCCCGACGACGACCCGCGGCGCCACGTGTACGTCTGCACCGACGGCACCGCCAACGTCCGCAACCACCTCGCGGTCCGCGACGTGCTGCGACGCGACCCGGACCTGCGCGAGGCGTACGGCTCGGTCAAGCGCGCCCTCGCGGCCGATCCCGACATGGACATCGACACCTACCTGGCCGGCAAGTCGGCCGTCCTCCAGCAGGTGCTGGAGGCGTCCGGTGCCTTCAGCGAGGCCGAGCTCGCGGCGATCCGTCGGCTCAACGACCCGATTGGCTGA
- a CDS encoding tRNA (adenine-N1)-methyltransferase yields the protein MSERTTEDRSDVPAEAWSGVHRGPLREGEWVRLTDQKGRKHNFELVAGKRFFSNKGHLDHDELIGREEGFTVTSSAGGQYLVFRPLLNEFVVSMPRGAAVVYPKDAAQIVALADIYPGARVVEAGAGSGALTCSLLRAVGPWGSVTSFELREEFAEVARRNVHQFFSAPEGQTHPAWDLRLGDLKEGLPALGTQVDRVILDMLDPWNCVDAVADALVPGGILCAYVATTTQLSRVVETLRAHGGFTEPQPWESLVRDWHVEGLAVRPGHKMIGHTAFLVTARRMAPGERPPRKTRRPAPGAYGPDYTGPRPADVPSLEDVTAARADADQ from the coding sequence ATGTCCGAGCGCACCACCGAAGACCGGTCCGACGTCCCCGCCGAGGCGTGGTCGGGCGTCCACCGCGGCCCCCTCCGCGAGGGCGAGTGGGTGCGGCTGACCGACCAGAAGGGGCGCAAGCACAACTTCGAGCTGGTCGCCGGCAAGCGGTTCTTCTCCAACAAGGGCCACCTCGACCACGACGAGCTGATCGGTCGCGAGGAGGGCTTCACCGTCACCTCGTCGGCCGGCGGGCAGTACCTCGTCTTCCGTCCGCTGCTCAACGAGTTCGTGGTCTCGATGCCGCGCGGCGCGGCGGTCGTCTACCCCAAGGACGCCGCGCAGATCGTGGCGCTCGCCGACATCTACCCGGGCGCGCGCGTCGTCGAGGCAGGCGCCGGCTCGGGAGCGCTGACCTGCTCGCTGCTGCGGGCCGTCGGCCCCTGGGGATCGGTGACGTCGTTCGAGCTGCGCGAGGAGTTCGCCGAGGTCGCCCGCCGCAACGTGCACCAGTTCTTCTCCGCCCCCGAGGGTCAGACCCACCCGGCGTGGGACCTGCGGCTCGGCGACCTCAAGGAGGGCCTGCCCGCCCTCGGCACGCAGGTCGACCGGGTCATCCTCGACATGCTCGACCCGTGGAACTGCGTCGACGCGGTCGCCGACGCGCTGGTCCCGGGCGGCATCCTGTGCGCCTACGTCGCCACCACCACGCAGCTGTCGCGGGTCGTCGAGACCCTCCGGGCGCACGGCGGCTTCACCGAGCCGCAGCCGTGGGAGTCCCTCGTGCGCGACTGGCACGTCGAGGGTCTGGCCGTCCGCCCCGGGCACAAGATGATCGGCCACACCGCGTTCCTCGTCACTGCCCGCCGGATGGCGCCGGGGGAGCGGCCGCCGCGCAAGACCCGCCGCCCCGCCCCCGGCGCGTACGGCCCCGACTACACCGGTCCGCGTCCGGCCGACGTGCCGAGCCTCGAGGACGTGACGGCCGCGCGGGCAGACGCCGACCAGTGA
- a CDS encoding site-2 protease family protein — translation MSTPAPPRPPGTLRIGSIAGIDVLITSSWFVVAFLIAVTFAPRIEVVQPGLGVLKYVAGFVFAVILYLSVLLHEASHAVTAKRLGYGVTSITLHFLGGMTEIDGQSRRPRHEFWIAVVGPLTSIAIGVAAVGLWFVVPDGLLQVAVEGLAGANLVIGVLNLVPGLPLDGGRVLKALVWGASGNQHRATIVAAWGGRVVALALLAWPLVQDRVIGEPPTILDLVLVFILGLFLWTGATAALAHARMRQRLPALVARPLARRTLTVPEDLPLAEAVRRAQEAQAGSIVTVAPDGSPLGIVSEAAVAAMPPERRPWVAVSTVARALEEGLTLPATVAGEELILAISRRPAEEYLLVEEDGRIYGVLSTADVDRAFRANAAG, via the coding sequence GTGTCCACCCCCGCACCGCCCCGCCCTCCGGGCACGCTCCGGATCGGCTCGATCGCGGGCATCGACGTGCTGATCACCAGCTCGTGGTTCGTCGTGGCGTTCCTCATCGCCGTCACGTTCGCCCCCCGCATCGAGGTCGTGCAGCCGGGCCTCGGGGTCCTGAAGTACGTCGCCGGGTTCGTGTTCGCGGTGATCCTCTACCTCTCCGTCCTGCTCCACGAGGCCTCGCACGCCGTCACGGCCAAGCGGCTGGGCTACGGCGTCACCTCGATCACGCTGCACTTCCTCGGCGGGATGACCGAGATCGACGGCCAGTCGCGTCGCCCGCGCCACGAGTTCTGGATCGCGGTCGTCGGGCCGCTGACCTCCATCGCGATCGGGGTCGCGGCCGTCGGGCTGTGGTTCGTCGTGCCCGACGGACTGCTGCAGGTGGCCGTCGAGGGCCTGGCCGGGGCGAACCTGGTGATCGGGGTCCTCAACCTCGTGCCGGGTCTGCCGCTCGACGGCGGGCGGGTGCTGAAGGCGCTCGTCTGGGGCGCCTCCGGCAACCAGCACCGTGCCACGATCGTCGCCGCCTGGGGCGGACGGGTGGTGGCCCTCGCCCTGCTCGCCTGGCCGCTCGTCCAGGACCGGGTCATCGGTGAGCCGCCGACGATCCTCGACCTCGTCCTGGTCTTCATCCTCGGTCTGTTCCTGTGGACCGGCGCCACCGCCGCCCTCGCCCACGCCCGCATGCGCCAGCGTCTCCCCGCCCTCGTCGCGCGCCCGCTCGCGCGGCGTACGCTCACCGTCCCGGAGGACCTCCCGCTCGCGGAGGCGGTCCGGCGGGCGCAGGAGGCGCAAGCCGGCAGCATCGTCACGGTCGCCCCCGACGGCAGCCCCCTCGGCATCGTCAGCGAGGCCGCCGTGGCCGCGATGCCGCCCGAGCGACGCCCGTGGGTCGCGGTGTCCACGGTGGCGCGGGCCTTGGAGGAGGGCCTGACGCTGCCCGCCACCGTGGCGGGGGAGGAGCTGATCCTCGCGATCAGCCGCCGCCCGGCCGAGGAGTACCTCCTCGTCGAGGAGGACGGCCGGATCTACGGCGTGCTGTCGACCGCCGACGTCGACCGGGCCTTCCGAGCGAACGCCGCCGGCTGA
- a CDS encoding RecB family exonuclease, which yields MTAPTQDPSPAERLSTPVDGVEVVGALSPSRAGDFMACPLLYRFRTIDRLPEEPSPDATRGTLVHKVLEDLFDLPAPDRTPERAAEMLAPRWDALLEAEPALAGMFGDEGPDVVAWMDSCRTVLRRYFDLEDPRRLEPADRELYVEALLDSRLLLRGFVDRVDVAPDGRIRVVDYKTSRSPKEGYEAKALFQMKFYALVLWRLRGVVPSVLQLIYLGNGETLRYEPDEDDLRATERKVEAIHRAIALARETGDWRPSPSRLCDWCSFHAYCPTKGGTIPPLPDLEPEPVDASVDESDD from the coding sequence ATGACCGCACCGACGCAGGACCCGTCCCCCGCCGAGCGCCTGTCGACGCCGGTCGACGGCGTCGAGGTGGTGGGTGCGCTGTCGCCGAGCCGGGCGGGCGACTTCATGGCCTGTCCCCTGCTCTACCGCTTCCGCACCATCGACCGGCTCCCCGAGGAGCCCTCGCCCGACGCCACGCGCGGCACACTGGTCCACAAGGTCCTGGAGGACCTCTTCGACCTTCCCGCCCCCGACCGCACGCCCGAGCGCGCCGCGGAGATGCTCGCGCCCCGGTGGGACGCGCTGCTCGAGGCCGAGCCCGCGCTCGCCGGGATGTTCGGCGACGAGGGGCCGGACGTCGTGGCGTGGATGGACTCGTGCCGGACCGTCCTGAGGCGCTACTTCGACCTCGAGGACCCCCGTCGCCTCGAGCCGGCCGACCGCGAGCTCTACGTCGAGGCCCTGCTCGACTCCCGGCTGCTGCTGCGCGGCTTCGTCGACCGGGTCGACGTCGCCCCCGACGGCCGGATCAGGGTGGTGGACTACAAGACCTCGCGGTCCCCCAAGGAGGGCTACGAGGCCAAGGCGCTGTTCCAGATGAAGTTCTACGCGCTCGTCCTCTGGCGGCTGCGCGGCGTGGTGCCGTCGGTCCTCCAGCTGATCTACCTCGGCAACGGCGAGACCCTGCGCTACGAGCCCGACGAGGACGACCTGCGCGCCACCGAGCGCAAGGTCGAGGCGATCCACCGGGCGATCGCCCTCGCCCGCGAGACCGGCGACTGGCGCCCGAGCCCGTCACGGCTGTGCGACTGGTGCTCGTTCCACGCCTACTGCCCGACCAAGGGCGGCACGATCCCGCCGCTGCCGGACCTCGAGCCCGAGCCAGTCGACGCCTCGGTCGACGAGTCCGACGACTGA
- a CDS encoding ABC transporter ATP-binding protein, whose protein sequence is MEDRPAHDEDVLVEVSGLEVHFPIKSGIVFDRTVGHVRAVDGVDLTIRRGETYGLVGESGCGKSTLGKAILNLEPPTAGSVVFDGRDIASLKGEVLRKERKRFQMVFQDPMSSLDPRQTVESLLLEGMRAHGLDQDKAATRDRLRELMSSVGLPPSALSKYPHEFSGGQRQRIGIARALSVGPDLIVADEPVSALDVSIQAQVINLLQDLQDELGLTYLVVAHDLAVVRHISDRIGVMYLGGLVEESEAGELYDVPLHPYTRALMSAVPVPDPTVEDSREQILLTGDLPSPANPPTGCRFHTRCPWRQETRCDTERPQLRVVEVDGVSPGHRVACHFAEQIAAGEIQRHEVAPELVTDGFAAPAEPDVPPEAFIAP, encoded by the coding sequence ATGGAGGACCGGCCGGCGCACGACGAGGACGTGCTGGTCGAGGTCAGCGGCCTCGAGGTGCACTTCCCCATCAAGAGCGGGATCGTGTTCGACCGCACCGTCGGCCACGTCCGCGCGGTCGACGGGGTGGACCTCACGATCCGTCGCGGCGAGACGTACGGCCTGGTGGGGGAGTCCGGGTGCGGCAAGTCCACCCTCGGCAAGGCGATCCTCAACCTGGAGCCGCCCACGGCCGGGTCGGTGGTGTTCGACGGCCGCGACATCGCCTCCCTCAAGGGCGAGGTGCTGCGCAAGGAGCGCAAGCGCTTCCAGATGGTCTTCCAGGACCCCATGTCGAGCCTCGACCCCCGCCAGACGGTGGAGTCGCTGCTCCTGGAGGGGATGCGCGCCCACGGGCTCGACCAGGACAAGGCCGCCACGCGTGACCGGCTGCGCGAGCTGATGTCGTCGGTGGGGCTCCCGCCGTCCGCGCTGTCGAAGTACCCCCACGAGTTCTCCGGCGGCCAGCGCCAGCGCATCGGGATCGCGCGGGCGCTGTCGGTCGGTCCTGACCTGATCGTGGCCGACGAGCCGGTCAGCGCGCTCGACGTCTCGATCCAGGCGCAGGTGATCAACCTGCTCCAGGACCTCCAGGACGAGCTCGGGCTGACCTACCTCGTGGTCGCCCACGACCTGGCCGTGGTGCGCCACATCAGCGACCGGATCGGCGTGATGTACCTCGGCGGCCTGGTCGAGGAGTCGGAGGCCGGCGAGCTCTACGACGTCCCGCTGCACCCCTACACGCGGGCCCTCATGTCGGCCGTGCCGGTGCCGGACCCGACCGTCGAGGACAGCCGCGAGCAGATCCTGCTCACCGGCGACCTGCCCTCACCCGCCAACCCGCCCACCGGCTGCCGGTTCCACACCCGCTGCCCGTGGCGCCAGGAGACGCGCTGCGACACCGAGCGGCCGCAGCTGCGGGTCGTCGAGGTCGACGGGGTCTCGCCCGGCCACCGGGTGGCCTGCCACTTCGCCGAGCAGATCGCGGCGGGGGAGATCCAGCGGCACGAGGTCGCTCCCGAGCTGGTGACCGACGGGTTCGCGGCCCCGGCCGAGCCCGACGTGCCGCCGGAGGCGTTCATCGCGCCCTAG
- a CDS encoding ABC transporter ATP-binding protein: MTRHPTSGSEPLLSVQDLRVTFARRGQEPFHAVDGVSFDVRPGQTVGLVGESGCGKSVTSLAVMGLLPDRGNTVEGRAVFDGEDLLALSPLAMRDRRGADIAMIFQDPLSSLNPVVTIGRQVTEVMERHQGLSRREATPKAAELLDRVGIPDPKARLVNYPHQLSGGMRQRALIAMALACSPRLLIADEPTTALDVTIQAQILALLKELVVDTGTALVMITHDLGVVAGLCDEVNVLYGGKIVERGERHGLFRQPRHPYTTGLLDSIPRLDAERGEKLSPVPGSVADNLPWTSACAFAPRCSRRLDTCTSHTPQWDGDHVVGYRCFNPTGGAQ, from the coding sequence ATGACCCGCCACCCCACAAGCGGCTCCGAGCCGCTGCTGTCCGTCCAGGACCTGCGCGTCACCTTCGCCCGGCGCGGGCAGGAGCCGTTCCACGCCGTCGACGGCGTCAGCTTCGACGTACGCCCCGGCCAGACCGTCGGCCTGGTCGGCGAGTCCGGCTGCGGCAAGTCGGTGACCTCGCTCGCCGTGATGGGCCTGCTGCCCGACCGCGGCAACACCGTCGAGGGCCGCGCGGTCTTCGACGGCGAGGACCTGCTGGCGCTGTCGCCGTTGGCGATGCGCGACCGGCGCGGCGCCGACATCGCGATGATCTTCCAGGACCCGCTGTCGTCGCTGAACCCGGTCGTCACGATCGGGCGCCAGGTCACTGAGGTGATGGAGCGCCACCAGGGCCTGAGCCGCCGCGAGGCGACCCCCAAGGCCGCCGAGCTGCTGGACCGGGTCGGCATCCCGGACCCGAAGGCACGGCTGGTCAACTATCCCCACCAGCTCAGCGGTGGCATGCGCCAGCGCGCCCTCATCGCGATGGCGCTCGCCTGCAGCCCGCGCCTGCTGATCGCCGACGAGCCCACCACCGCGCTCGACGTCACCATCCAGGCGCAGATCCTGGCGCTGCTCAAGGAGCTGGTGGTCGACACCGGCACCGCGCTGGTGATGATCACCCACGACCTCGGCGTCGTGGCCGGGCTGTGCGACGAGGTCAACGTGCTCTACGGCGGCAAGATCGTCGAGCGCGGCGAGCGGCACGGGCTGTTCCGCCAGCCGCGCCACCCCTACACCACCGGCCTGCTCGACTCGATCCCGCGGCTCGACGCGGAGCGGGGCGAGAAGCTGTCGCCGGTGCCGGGCTCGGTCGCCGACAACCTGCCGTGGACCTCGGCCTGCGCCTTCGCACCGCGGTGCTCGCGCAGGCTCGACACGTGCACCAGCCACACCCCGCAGTGGGACGGTGACCACGTGGTGGGCTACCGCTGCTTCAACCCGACGGGAGGCGCGCAGTGA
- a CDS encoding ABC transporter permease encodes MTEPTEPTDRPDRTDRPTYGGLRRERIDTLAAGAAAEEQGVSLLRSAWQRLRRNPVFLVGAGITLAFVVLAIIAPWVAPWDPTATPLLDKVRPQTNPVPGPEAGHLLGGDDRGHDLLSRLIVGSRQTLIVGVFATLFGLIGGLTLGTLAGAFGGWVDSFVMRVVDVMLSIPSLLLAFTIASLARSPSQWTLVVAIAIIQVPVFARLLRGSMLAQRSSDHVLAARSLGVRPRAIVFRHMLPNSLGPVIVQATLSLAVAIIDAAALSFLGLGNPDQRQPEWGQMLGLAQQYISEAPHLAFYPAGCIIVVALGFTLMGESLREALDPKSRR; translated from the coding sequence GTGACCGAACCCACCGAACCCACTGACCGCCCCGACCGCACGGACCGTCCCACCTACGGCGGGCTGCGCCGCGAGCGGATCGACACGCTCGCCGCCGGCGCGGCCGCCGAGGAGCAGGGCGTCTCCCTCCTGCGCAGCGCCTGGCAGCGGCTTCGCCGCAACCCCGTGTTCCTCGTGGGCGCCGGCATCACGCTCGCCTTCGTCGTGCTGGCGATCATCGCTCCGTGGGTCGCGCCGTGGGACCCCACCGCAACCCCGCTGCTCGACAAGGTCCGGCCGCAGACCAACCCGGTCCCCGGCCCCGAGGCCGGCCACCTCCTCGGCGGCGACGACCGCGGCCACGACCTGCTGTCGCGGCTCATCGTGGGCAGCCGGCAGACCCTGATCGTCGGCGTCTTCGCCACGCTGTTCGGCCTCATCGGCGGGCTCACGCTCGGCACCCTCGCCGGTGCCTTCGGCGGCTGGGTCGACTCGTTCGTGATGCGCGTCGTCGACGTGATGCTCTCCATCCCGTCGCTGCTGCTGGCCTTCACCATCGCCTCGCTCGCCCGCAGCCCCAGCCAGTGGACGCTGGTGGTCGCGATCGCGATCATCCAGGTGCCGGTCTTCGCCCGCCTGCTGCGCGGGTCGATGCTCGCCCAGCGCTCCAGCGACCACGTCCTCGCGGCGCGCTCGCTCGGCGTACGACCGCGGGCGATCGTGTTCCGGCACATGCTGCCCAACTCGCTCGGTCCGGTGATCGTGCAGGCCACGCTCTCGCTGGCCGTCGCGATCATCGACGCCGCCGCCCTGTCCTTCCTCGGACTCGGCAACCCCGACCAGAGACAACCCGAATGGGGGCAGATGCTCGGCCTGGCCCAGCAGTACATCTCCGAGGCACCGCACCTGGCGTTCTACCCGGCCGGCTGCATCATCGTCGTCGCGCTCGGCTTCACGCTGATGGGCGAGTCGCTGCGCGAGGCCCTCGACCCGAAGTCGCGGAGGTGA
- a CDS encoding ABC transporter permease, whose product MVRFVVRRLLQMVLVVVVLSMLVFAWLRSLPGGPVSAILGERQTEERRAALEAALGLDQPLPVQYLKFLDRAVHGNFGVSTKVLPGEDALQIFLDRLPATIELSALALLIAVALGIPLGYMAARRRGSAADTGAVIFSLVGVAVPVFFTAFLLKYFFAVEWNLLPVSGRQSTGLDATRVTGMFVLDGILTREWDAAWDALKHLILPAVALATIPFAVIFRITRASVLDVLDEDYVRTAEAKGLTTKVIRARHVLRNAMLPVVTTIGLQVGGLLAGAVLTETVFSYQGVGQALATAFRDKDYAVLQVLILAAAVIYVLVNLLVDIAYAVIDPRIRTR is encoded by the coding sequence GTGGTTCGCTTCGTCGTACGACGGCTCCTGCAGATGGTGCTGGTGGTCGTCGTGCTGTCCATGCTCGTCTTCGCCTGGCTGCGCTCGCTGCCGGGCGGCCCCGTGTCCGCGATCCTCGGAGAGCGGCAGACCGAGGAGCGCCGGGCGGCGCTCGAGGCCGCGCTCGGCCTCGACCAGCCGCTGCCCGTGCAGTACCTCAAGTTCCTCGACCGCGCCGTCCACGGCAACTTCGGTGTCTCCACCAAGGTGCTGCCGGGCGAGGACGCGCTCCAGATCTTCCTCGACCGGCTCCCCGCGACGATCGAGCTGTCCGCGCTGGCCCTGCTGATCGCCGTCGCCCTCGGCATCCCGCTCGGCTACATGGCCGCGCGTCGCCGCGGCTCCGCCGCCGACACCGGCGCCGTCATCTTCTCGCTGGTCGGCGTCGCTGTCCCGGTGTTCTTCACCGCGTTCCTGCTGAAGTACTTCTTCGCCGTCGAGTGGAACCTGCTGCCCGTCTCCGGGCGCCAGAGCACCGGCCTCGACGCCACCCGCGTGACCGGGATGTTCGTCCTCGACGGCATCCTGACCCGCGAGTGGGACGCCGCGTGGGACGCCCTCAAGCACCTGATCCTGCCGGCCGTCGCGCTCGCGACGATCCCGTTCGCGGTGATCTTCCGGATCACCCGCGCCTCGGTGCTCGACGTCCTCGACGAGGACTACGTCCGCACCGCCGAGGCCAAGGGCCTCACCACCAAGGTGATCCGCGCCCGCCACGTGCTGCGCAACGCGATGCTGCCCGTGGTCACCACCATCGGCCTCCAGGTCGGCGGACTGCTCGCCGGTGCGGTGCTGACCGAGACCGTCTTCTCCTACCAGGGCGTCGGACAGGCGCTCGCGACCGCGTTCCGCGACAAGGACTACGCCGTGCTGCAGGTGCTGATCCTCGCCGCGGCGGTCATCTACGTCCTGGTCAACCTGCTGGTCGATATCGCCTACGCGGTGATCGACCCCCGGATCCGGACGAGGTGA